CTTCCACTCCGCTACGGTTCGTCGACCATCCATGGTCTCCTCACCTGCGCTGTTTCTCCTTCTCGCCATCCCTGGCTCCAGTTCGAAACAGACGCCGCTCCGTGGAACCCCCCGCTGCGCCCTCCGCACCGAGGCCGCGATTTACTTCGCGTGATACTCCTTCAGGGGCGCTCTTACGACTCTTCGCGCACGAGGCGCATGACGCGGAACGCTTCCGCGTACCGGGGCCGGCCCGGCCCCTTTTTCCCGGCCGCCTTCGGGGCTCGGGCCGCTTCATCCTTCGCCCGTTCGAGGAGATACGGGGACATGTCCCGCGCGCCCAACTGGCTCCGATGGGCCGACAGCGCCGCGACCTTCGTTTCGATCGTGTCCGTCACGTCGATCCAGGTGTCGGGGGCGACGGTCGAACTGATGTAGACGGCGTGGACCTTGTGCGGAAGGCCCGCCCCGGGCCACAGGAGCTCCATCTCCGCGCAGGGGAAGACCGCTTCGAGGGCGACTTTTCCGGCCGCGAGGTGGTCGGGGTGGTTGATGTACCGGTCGCCGAAGAAGAGGGCCTGGGGGTCGTTGCACAGCACGACCTCGGGGCGGTGCCGGCGGATCCGCCGGACCAGTTCCTTTCGCAACGCAAGGGTGGGGACGAGTTCGCAGTCATCGTGATGCAGGAAGACGACCCTCGCCGCCCCGAGGATCCGGGCGGACTCCCGCTCCTCCCGCTCGCGCACCCGCGCGAGGCTCTTGCGGGTGAACTTCCGGTCGTGCGTCCCCGCGTTTCCGCTGGTGATCAGGACGAACGTCACCTCGCACCCGGCCCGGGCCCATTTCGATACCGTCCCGGCGACGGTGAACTCGATGTCATCGGGGTGGGCGTAGATCGCCATCGCGGAGCGGGGCACGTACCCGGCGTCGAACCTGGGCATGGGTAGTCTCCTTTCCTTGCATACCGTTCCCTGCGGTAAGATGAACCGGCAAGCCGATCGGACTCCGCGCCACGAGGGAAATACCGCCGGGTGGACAACAAGGTCACCACGATCATCGCCGAGGTCGAGAAGGCCCGCAAGGGGATCGCGATCTGCGCCGTCCTCTTCCTCGCCCTCGCCGGCTTCTGTTTCACCTTCTCGGAACAGGTGCTGCTGGTGCTCGTGCGCCTGCTTGGGAAGAAGCTGGTCTCCTACTCGCCGGAGGAGGGGTTCATCGCCCTCGCGTCCCTCTCCCTGTACTGCGCCTTCGTCCTGACGCTTCCGGCCGCGGGGTACCTGTTCTGGCGGCGCCTGGTCCTTCCCCGCGTCCCGGCGTGGAAGCGGTGGGGCGGCCCGGTCATCGCGATCGCGACCGCGCTCTTCGCCTGCGGGGTGCTTCTGGGCTACTTCGTGCTGCTGCCGGCGGGAATCGGGTTTCTCGTGGGATTCGAGACGCGGGACGTCCGGGCGCTCATCTCCGCGAAGAAATTCATCTCCTTCTGCGGGACCATGCTGATCGCCCTCGGGCTCTCCTTCGAGGCGCCGCTCCTTTCGTTCTTCCTCGCGAAGCTCGGGTGGCTGAAGCCGGCTTTTTTCCGGAATCGCTGGCGGCACGCCATCCTGATCTGCACGGTACTCGCGGCGGTCATCACACCCACGCCCGACGTCTACAACATGACGCTGATGACGTTGCCGCTGCTGGGGCTCTACTTCGTCTCGTTCGTCGTCGTCATCGTGGTCTCGCCCAAGGGGTAAGCCCGAGGTCGCGCAGCATCCGCAGGTCCTCCTCCGCCGGGCGACCCGCCGTCGTGAGGTAGTTCCCCATCATCGTCCCGGTGGCCCCCGCGGCGAACATCAGCGCCTGGAGGTCCCGCAGGTTCACCTCCCGCCCCCCGCAGACGATGATCTCCCGCGTCGGGTTCGTCAGGCGCAGCATGGCGATGATGCGAAGGCACTCCATCGGGGAGAGGTCCCGGCGCCCCTCCAACGGCGTGCCGGGGACGGGGTTCAGGAAATTGACGGGAATGGAGTCGACCCGAAGCTCCCGCAGCGTCAAGGCGAGCTCCACGCGATCCTCGAGCGACTCTCCCAGCCCGAAGATCCCGCCGCAGCAGACCCACGCGCCCGCCGCCTTCGCCGCCCGCACCGCCGCCACGTCCTCCTCGTAGTCGTGGGTGGTGCACACCTCGGGGAAGAAGGAGCGGGACGTCTCCAGGTTGTGGTGAACCGACCGCAGCCCCCGCGACAGGAGATACTCCACGTCCGACGGGGGGAGGGTCCCGAGGCTCACGCACGTTTCCAGCCCCAGCTCCGTCCGGATCCGGTCCACCGCATCCCCGACGCGGGTCAGTTCCTCCCGGTTCCGCATCGCGAGGCCGGAGGCGACGATCGAGAATTCCCGTGCGCCGCGCTCCTTCGCCGCCGCCGCCTCCCGGAAGATCTCCTCCCCGGACAGGAGCGGGTATTTTCCGATCCCGGCGGCGGAACGGCGGGACTGCGCGCAGAAGGAGCAATCCTCCGAGCAGAGCCCGGACTTCGCGTTGACGATGGAGCAAAGGCGGATCCCGTCCCCCTTGAACCGGCGGCGGACGGACTCGGTGACGTCGAGCAGCCGCCACAGGGCGTCGTTCCCGAGGGAAAGGACCGCGAGGGCATCCTCCCGGCCGATCCCCTCCCCCGACATCGCCTGCGCGCGGACGCGCTCCCAAAACGGTTCCATGGACCGACTCCTCGAAGGATTATCGCGAGAATTCATTCTACAATGGCGGGATGGAATACGCGACGCGGTTGCTGGTCTTCGACCTGGACGGGACGCTGGTGGATTCGAAGGAGGATCTCGCGAACGCCGTGAACGTGGCGCTCGAGTCGTTCGATCTCCCCCCCCTGCCGCACCCGGTGATCTACTCGTACGTCGGGGACGGAGCGACGGTGTTGATCCGGCGCGCCCTGCCCCCGGGGCAAGCCGACCTGCTCCCGGAGGTCCTCGACCGGTTCCTCGCGTATTACCGGCGACATCTGCTGGACACCACCCGCGCCTATCCGGGGGTGGCCGGGGCGTTGCGGAAATGGGCGGGGATCTACCGGATGGCGATCCTGACGAACAAGGGTGTGGCGATGTCGAAGGAGATCCTTTCCGGGCTTTCCCTCGACGGGTACTTCTTCGAGGTGCGCGGGGGGGACAGCTTCGTCACGAAAAAGCCCGACCCCGAGGGGTTGCTCGACATCCTTCGGCAGGCGGGTGTCGAGGCGCGGGAGGCGATCATGATCGGGGATTCCCGCAACGACGTGCTGGCGGGAAGGGCGGCCGGCGCCGTCACCTGCGGCGTCACCTACGGCATGGGAGTTTCCGGGTTCGCCGAGCACCCTCCCGACTTCACCGTCGACCGCTTCCCCGACCTGTTCTCCCGGATCCGTCCGGCATGACGACGACACGGGCATCCTTCCCGTCGAAACCGCTGCTGGTCTTTGTCGCCGTGATCGCCGCGGTGCGGGTCTCCCTGATCTTTCCGGTCGTGCCCTTCTTCTCCCCGTCGATAGTGGCCGCCGCCCTCTTCCTTTATGCTCCCCTCCCCCGGTATTGGCGCCGCGGTTTCCCGGCGTGGGCTCGCGTCACGGACCCCCGCGGGAGCCTCGCGATCTTCGCGCTGCTCGCCGGCGCGGGGGCGATCGTCTTCTTCCTGTTCGTGCGGCTTCCCCTGCCCCCGGCGATCTCCCCGTACCACGGGAACTTCCCCCTGACGGCGGGAATGGCCGCCCACCAACTGCTGCTGGTCGCCCTGCCCGAAGAGGTCTTCTTCCGGGGGTACCTTTACGATGCCTTCGAGGAGGGGGGACGGGAGCCGGTGTTTCCCGTCGCCCTGCTCTTCGCCGTCGGCCACTTCGCGATCGCCCCGTCCCCGTTCCGGCTGCTGACCTTCTTCCCCGCGCTCCTCCTCGGATGGGGAAGAAAACGGTCGGGGAACGTGTACGTCCCGACGGCCGTCCACTTCCTTTACAACCTCTGCCCATCCCTGATCGGAGGTTCGCCGTGAGCGACATCCGCGTGGCATCCGGAAACCTGTTCTTCTTTTACGCGTACGACGCGGGCTTCGAGATCGCGCTGGAAGAGGCGCGTGTCCTGTGCGAAGCATCCGATTCCCCGGGTATCGCGGGCCTGCGCCCGGCGCCCGCCCACCTCCAGTACCGCCCGAGGCCGCTCACGATGCCCGCCGGGGCGGTTCCCGTCACCGTTTCCGGGAAAACCTTCTCCCTCGACGTCACCATGAAGATCTTCGACTTCGGGGTCCTCTCCGTCACGCTCACCCTCCCCCTCGAGGATCTCTCCCTCGACGAGTACGCGGAAATCGCGCTTTCCCTCGCCTCGGAGAACGGGGTGGAGCATCACGCCCGGGATGCGGCACGCCGGCTGTTCGAGCGGATCCGCCCCGCCGTTTCCCGCCCGATGTTCGCGGACCTCGTGGAGGACTATTGCATGTGGCACGTGGGCGGATTCTCCCCGGGATTGAGCGGGACGGAGGCGCTCGCCCGTCTTCCGCGGGAGATCGCGCGCCTGCTGACCCTCGAGCGGGGGGAACTGAGCGTAGCGGCGGTCGCCGATATCGTCCGCACGCCGATCCGGTACTTCGACAACGACCTGTTCCTCGCCGAGTGGAACGCCGCCTTCGTGTACGACCCGAAGTTCCAGGACACGGCGGAGGTGCTCGAGTTCCTGAACATCCAGGTGCTCGAGCTGCGCTTCTTCGACCGCCTCCTCCACGAGGCGATCGAAGAGGTGTCCGAGGAGCTGCGCCCGCGCCGGCGGCTCTTCCGCGTCCTCCACGATCCGTATGAAAAACCCCTGCGCAAGCTCTCCGGGATCCGGACCGACGTCTCCCTGATCCGGGAGCGGATCTACAACGCGTTGAAACTCGTGGGCGACGCCTACCTCGCCCGGGTGTACGAGGAGGCGCGGCGGAAGGTGGGGGCGGAGAAGCACGAGGGGACGGTTCGCGACCAGCTCGCGACCCTCACGGACATCTACACCGCGCTGAACAACCAGGCGGCGGCGGCGCGCGCGGAGACGCTCGAGCTCATCATCATCCTCCTCATCGCGATCGAGATCGTCATGGGCCTGCTGCGCTGGTAACGCCTCGGGGAATTTTGGTACTATGCGTACCGTACGCACCCCACCCGTTCCCCAAGGAGGATTTTCGGGATGAAGATCCGCACCGTCGACCAGCTGGACCTCTCCGGGAAAAGGACGCTGATCCGCGTCGATTTCAACGTGCCGATGGACAAGGCCGGCAACGTGACCGACAACACGCGGCTCCAGGCGGTGCTGCCCACGATCCGGCTGGCGATCGAGCGCGGGGCGAAGACGATCCTCCTTTCGCACCTCGGGCGGCCCAAGGGGAAACGGCTCCCGGAGATGAGCCTGGCGCCGGTCGCCCCGGTCCTGTCGAAGCTGCTCGGGCGGCCGGTCGCGTTCGCGGAGGATTGCGTCGGCGAGCCGGCGGAAAAGGCCGTGGCCGCGATGAAGCCCGGGGACGTCCTGCTCCTCGAGAACGTGCGCTACCAGGCGGGGGAGGAGAAGAACGACGAGGAACTGGGGAAACGGCTCGCCGCCCTCTGCGACGTCTACGTGAACGACGCGTTCGCCACGGCGCACCGGGGGCACGCGTCGAACGTCGCGATCGTCCGGTTCGTGAAGGAGCGCGCGGCCGGGCTCCTGATGAAGAACGAAATCGCCTATTTCGAGAAGGCGCTCGTATCCCCCGCCCGTCCGCTGGCGGCGATCTTCGGGGGGGCGAAGATCTCCGGCAAGATCGAGGCGATCGACAACGTCCTCGGCAAGGTCGACAAGATCCTGATCGGCGGGGCGATGGCGAACACCTTCCTGGCGGCGCTGGGCCACGGCATCGGGAAATCGCTCTTCGAGGCGGAGATGGTGGAGACGGCGAAGCGCGTTCTCGCCGGTGCGGCGGAGCGGAAGATCCGGCTCTATCTTCCGGTGGACGTGGTGGTGGCGGAGCGGCTCGAGGCGTCCGCGCCGACCCGGACGGTGCCGGCGCAGGAGATCCCCGAAGGGATGATGGCGCTGGACATCGGCCCGGCCACGTGCGTCCTGTTCCGCGAAGCGCTCCAGGATGCCCGGACGATCGTGTGGAACGGGCCGATGGGGGCGTTCGAGGCGGCGCCGTTCGCCGGGGGGACGCAGGCGGTGATCCGGGCGCTGGCCGAGAGCGGCGCGCTCACGATCGTGGGCGGCGGGGACACCGACACCGCCCTCCACAAGGCGGGGCTCTTCTCCCGGATGTCGTACGTTTCGACGGGCGGCGGCGCCTTCCTCGAACTGCTCGAGGGGAAGCGCCTCCCGGGGATCGTCGCGCTCGAGGAGTAGTCAGCCCCAGCAGCCCTGCTTCTTGTGCTCCTCGATCTCTTCCATCACGAGCTCGAGGTGCCGGTTCTCCTCGCCGATCATCCGGCGGTACATCTCCCGCCCGCGCTCGTCGTTCGCCTCCGCGAGGAACCGGGTGAACAGCTCGATCCCCATCCTCTCGTGCTTCAGGGCCTCGACCAGGTTCCGGTTGAACTGGAACATCTCGGAGACGCCGACGTAGTCCAGGCCATATTGCCCCGACTTCTCCTCGGGCTCCTCTTCGCCGCCGAAGATCCTCTTCCAGATGGACATGGTTCACCTCGCACCCGGCGGAGGCTGCCCCGCGCGCCCGCACGGCCCGCGGGATTCGCCGATACGTCCATTGTATAATCGGAGACATACGGGTTGCACATCTATCGCACGCGGCGCGAAGACGCCGTCCACGGAGGCCGGGTGCCCGAGACATCTCCCAGGGGCCGCGTCGAGGAACTTCGCCGCCTGGTCCGCTACCACAACGACCGGTATTACCGGGACGACGCCCCGGAGATCACCGACGCGGAGTACGACGCCCTTTTCCGGGAACTCCAGCGGATCGAGGAGAAGCATCCGGACCTGTCCGATCCGGAATCCCCGACGATGCGCGTGGGAGCGGAACCGGTCGCGGCGTTCGGAACCATCGTGCGGGACGTCCCCATGCTCTCGCTTCAGAACGCTTTTTCCGAGGACGAGATCCGTGACTTCGACGCCCGGGTGAGACGCTTCCTCGCCGGCCGCGGCGTTTCGGCCGAAGCCCTGGACCGGTCCGGGTACGTCGCCGAGGTGAAGATCGACGGCCTCGCCGTGGAGCTCACCTACGAGGAGGGCCGGTACGTCCGGGGGGCGACGCGGGGAGACGGCGTCCGCGGTGAGGTCGTGACGGCGAACCTTCGGACGATTCCCGACGTCCCGTTGACGGTCCCGCGCGGGGCCGCGAAGGGCGGCACTTCCCCTCCGGTCCTGCTCACGGTCCGCGGAGAGGCGTACATGGAAAAACGGGACCTCGCCGCGCTCAACCGGGGGCGGGAGCGCGCGGGGGAGCCGGTGTTCGCGAACCCCCGGAACGCCGCGGCGGGGTCGGTCCGCCAGCTCGACCCCAAGGTTACCGCGAGCCGCCGGCTGAAACTCTGGATCTACGGAACCGGGCGGATCGAGGGAAAGGGCATCGGTTCCCACTGGGAGGAGCTTTCCTTCCTGTCGAGCCTCGGCCTTCCGGTCAATTGGGACGGCAGCCGCCGCTGCCGGGAGATCGGGGAGGTCGTCGCCTTCTACCGGGAGATGGAGAAGCGTAAGGAATCGCTTCCGTATGAAATCGACGGGGTCGTGGTCAAGGTGGACGACACCGCGCTCCAGCGGGAGCTCGGGGAGATCTCCCGCTCCCCCCGGTGGGCCGTCGCGGCGAAGTTCTCGCCGGACCGGGCCGAGAGCACGGTGGAGGACATCGTGGTCTACGTCGGGCGGACGGGGACGATCACCCCGGTGGCCCTCCTGTCCCCCGTCGTGGTGCGCGGCGTCACCGTGCGGCGGGCCACGCTCCACAACCAGGACCTGATCGACGCGAAGGACATCCGCGTGGGAGACCGGGTCCTGGTGCAGCGCGCAGGGGACGTGATCCCGGAGGTGGTCGAGTCCCTCTCCGCGACGAACAACGCGCCCGGGCGGGGTCCGAAGTTCCGCATTCCGGACCGGTGCCCGGTGTGCGGCGCCCCCGTGGAGCGGGTCCCCGGCGAGGCGGCCCACCGCTGCACCGGGAGGGAGTGCGTGGCAAAGCGCAGGGAAGCGCTCATCCACTTCGCCGCGAAGGATGCGATGGACATCGAGGGGATGGGGACGAAGATCGTTTCCGCCCTCGTGGACCAGGGGCTGGCGACGGAGCCGACCGACCTGTACCGGCTCGACCGGGAGACGCTGGCGGCGATGGAGCGGCTCGGGGAGAAATCGGCGGACAACCTGATCGGGGCGATCGACCGGAGCCGGCGCGTCTCCCTTTCCCGCTTCCTGTTCGCGCTGGGGATCCCGCACGTGGGCGCACATTTGGCCGAGGTGCTGGCCCGCCACTTCGGATCCCTCGAGGCGCTGCGGCAGGCGACCGCGGAGGAATTGACGAAAGTTCGCGAGGTGGGGCCGGAGGTGGCGGGCAGCCTGCGGGGCTGGTTCGACGCGCCGGAGCGCGCCCGGGCCCTCGACCGGTTGCTCCGGGAGGTGACCCCCCTCCCGCCGACGACGCCCGCGGGAAAGGGATCCGGCAAGACGTTCCTCTTCACGGGAACCCTCTCGATGCCTCGCGCGCGGGCCGCCGAGATGGTCCGGAAAGAGGGGGGATCCGTTGCCGCCGGGATCAGCCGGAAGGTGGACTTCCTGGTGGCGGGAGCGGACGCCGGCGGAAAGAGGGCGAAGGCGAAGGAATTGGGGATCCCGATCCTCACGGAAGAGGAGTTTCTCGCGATGCTGGGAGGGAAGGAGTAGCCGATGACCGAGGTCGTCGAGGCGCACGTCATCGTCTCGGGGCGCGTGCAGGGGGTCTGGTTCCGCGGGCATACGCAGCAAGCCGCCGCCGCCGCGGGCATTTGCGGGTGGGTGCGCAATCTCCCCGACCGCCGCGTGGAGGCGGTCCTCCAGGGAAAACGCTCCGCGGTGGAGAGCGTGGTTGATTTCATGCGAAACGGGCCTCCCGGGGCCTCCGTGATCGACATCGCCGTCACCTGGCGGCATGCGGGGGAGGTGTTCCATGATTTCGACATCCGGTACTGACAGGATCGCCGCGTACTGGAACCCGGACGGGGATGCCGTGCGATGCGCGCTGTGTCCCCACCGGTGCCGG
The genomic region above belongs to bacterium and contains:
- a CDS encoding PIG-L family deacetylase, with product MPRFDAGYVPRSAMAIYAHPDDIEFTVAGTVSKWARAGCEVTFVLITSGNAGTHDRKFTRKSLARVREREERESARILGAARVVFLHHDDCELVPTLALRKELVRRIRRHRPEVVLCNDPQALFFGDRYINHPDHLAAGKVALEAVFPCAEMELLWPGAGLPHKVHAVYISSTVAPDTWIDVTDTIETKVAALSAHRSQLGARDMSPYLLERAKDEAARAPKAAGKKGPGRPRYAEAFRVMRLVREES
- the bioB gene encoding biotin synthase BioB; translation: MEPFWERVRAQAMSGEGIGREDALAVLSLGNDALWRLLDVTESVRRRFKGDGIRLCSIVNAKSGLCSEDCSFCAQSRRSAAGIGKYPLLSGEEIFREAAAAKERGAREFSIVASGLAMRNREELTRVGDAVDRIRTELGLETCVSLGTLPPSDVEYLLSRGLRSVHHNLETSRSFFPEVCTTHDYEEDVAAVRAAKAAGAWVCCGGIFGLGESLEDRVELALTLRELRVDSIPVNFLNPVPGTPLEGRRDLSPMECLRIIAMLRLTNPTREIIVCGGREVNLRDLQALMFAAGATGTMMGNYLTTAGRPAEEDLRMLRDLGLTPWARPR
- a CDS encoding CPBP family intramembrane glutamic endopeptidase, whose amino-acid sequence is MTTTRASFPSKPLLVFVAVIAAVRVSLIFPVVPFFSPSIVAAALFLYAPLPRYWRRGFPAWARVTDPRGSLAIFALLAGAGAIVFFLFVRLPLPPAISPYHGNFPLTAGMAAHQLLLVALPEEVFFRGYLYDAFEEGGREPVFPVALLFAVGHFAIAPSPFRLLTFFPALLLGWGRKRSGNVYVPTAVHFLYNLCPSLIGGSP
- a CDS encoding twin-arginine translocase subunit TatC, whose translation is MDNKVTTIIAEVEKARKGIAICAVLFLALAGFCFTFSEQVLLVLVRLLGKKLVSYSPEEGFIALASLSLYCAFVLTLPAAGYLFWRRLVLPRVPAWKRWGGPVIAIATALFACGVLLGYFVLLPAGIGFLVGFETRDVRALISAKKFISFCGTMLIALGLSFEAPLLSFFLAKLGWLKPAFFRNRWRHAILICTVLAAVITPTPDVYNMTLMTLPLLGLYFVSFVVVIVVSPKG
- a CDS encoding acylphosphatase produces the protein MTEVVEAHVIVSGRVQGVWFRGHTQQAAAAAGICGWVRNLPDRRVEAVLQGKRSAVESVVDFMRNGPPGASVIDIAVTWRHAGEVFHDFDIRY
- the ligA gene encoding NAD-dependent DNA ligase LigA, with amino-acid sequence MPETSPRGRVEELRRLVRYHNDRYYRDDAPEITDAEYDALFRELQRIEEKHPDLSDPESPTMRVGAEPVAAFGTIVRDVPMLSLQNAFSEDEIRDFDARVRRFLAGRGVSAEALDRSGYVAEVKIDGLAVELTYEEGRYVRGATRGDGVRGEVVTANLRTIPDVPLTVPRGAAKGGTSPPVLLTVRGEAYMEKRDLAALNRGRERAGEPVFANPRNAAAGSVRQLDPKVTASRRLKLWIYGTGRIEGKGIGSHWEELSFLSSLGLPVNWDGSRRCREIGEVVAFYREMEKRKESLPYEIDGVVVKVDDTALQRELGEISRSPRWAVAAKFSPDRAESTVEDIVVYVGRTGTITPVALLSPVVVRGVTVRRATLHNQDLIDAKDIRVGDRVLVQRAGDVIPEVVESLSATNNAPGRGPKFRIPDRCPVCGAPVERVPGEAAHRCTGRECVAKRREALIHFAAKDAMDIEGMGTKIVSALVDQGLATEPTDLYRLDRETLAAMERLGEKSADNLIGAIDRSRRVSLSRFLFALGIPHVGAHLAEVLARHFGSLEALRQATAEELTKVREVGPEVAGSLRGWFDAPERARALDRLLREVTPLPPTTPAGKGSGKTFLFTGTLSMPRARAAEMVRKEGGSVAAGISRKVDFLVAGADAGGKRAKAKELGIPILTEEEFLAMLGGKE
- a CDS encoding HAD-IA family hydrolase, with protein sequence MEYATRLLVFDLDGTLVDSKEDLANAVNVALESFDLPPLPHPVIYSYVGDGATVLIRRALPPGQADLLPEVLDRFLAYYRRHLLDTTRAYPGVAGALRKWAGIYRMAILTNKGVAMSKEILSGLSLDGYFFEVRGGDSFVTKKPDPEGLLDILRQAGVEAREAIMIGDSRNDVLAGRAAGAVTCGVTYGMGVSGFAEHPPDFTVDRFPDLFSRIRPA
- a CDS encoding phosphoglycerate kinase; the protein is MKIRTVDQLDLSGKRTLIRVDFNVPMDKAGNVTDNTRLQAVLPTIRLAIERGAKTILLSHLGRPKGKRLPEMSLAPVAPVLSKLLGRPVAFAEDCVGEPAEKAVAAMKPGDVLLLENVRYQAGEEKNDEELGKRLAALCDVYVNDAFATAHRGHASNVAIVRFVKERAAGLLMKNEIAYFEKALVSPARPLAAIFGGAKISGKIEAIDNVLGKVDKILIGGAMANTFLAALGHGIGKSLFEAEMVETAKRVLAGAAERKIRLYLPVDVVVAERLEASAPTRTVPAQEIPEGMMALDIGPATCVLFREALQDARTIVWNGPMGAFEAAPFAGGTQAVIRALAESGALTIVGGGDTDTALHKAGLFSRMSYVSTGGGAFLELLEGKRLPGIVALEE